A single Nisaea sp. DNA region contains:
- a CDS encoding class I SAM-dependent methyltransferase, which produces MGDQISTQAPSLGNLIGELLDHGIPEAILFAVLLLAGMSILYYTLRTGVPPMPSHPSARRAVFRLIPESFAPVTIYELGCGWGGMAFELAARYPEARVVGIELSPLPWLVCHIRKLFQRRPNLEIRRADFLKCDLADADLVFCYLMVAPMRGLERKLAGDMQPGSLVITSTFAMPEWMAETVETVPEATSAQIYRYRVPG; this is translated from the coding sequence ATGGGCGATCAAATTAGCACGCAAGCGCCGTCTCTGGGCAATCTCATTGGCGAGTTGCTCGACCACGGGATACCCGAAGCAATATTGTTTGCCGTCCTGCTGCTGGCCGGGATGTCGATCCTTTATTACACGCTGCGCACCGGCGTTCCGCCTATGCCCTCACACCCATCAGCCCGGCGGGCCGTGTTCCGGCTGATCCCGGAGAGTTTCGCTCCGGTGACGATTTATGAGCTCGGGTGCGGCTGGGGTGGGATGGCATTCGAGCTGGCCGCGCGCTATCCGGAAGCGCGTGTGGTCGGCATCGAGCTCTCGCCGCTTCCATGGCTTGTCTGCCATATACGGAAGCTTTTCCAGCGGCGGCCTAATCTCGAAATCCGCAGGGCCGATTTCCTGAAGTGCGACCTTGCGGACGCGGATCTCGTGTTCTGCTACCTGATGGTCGCGCCGATGCGCGGTCTGGAGCGGAAACTCGCCGGAGACATGCAGCCGGGCTCTCTGGTGATTACGAGTACCTTCGCAATGCCCGAGTGGATGGCAGAGACTGTGGAAACAGTGCCAGAAGCCACAAGCGCGCAGATTTATCGCTATCGCGTGCCGGGCTGA
- a CDS encoding Na/Pi symporter yields the protein MIASAAVAIGGIGLFLIGMLILTDGLKSLIGNSQRRVMAQLTNSPATGALTGALMTAVVQSSSATTVTAVGFVGAGLLTFTQALGIIFGANIGTTLTGWIVAVLGFKLQLGAIALPVLLVAVLVKFFSKGRTALAGWSLAGFCLIFIGLNTMQEGMELFGSVVTPDDFPSDTFFGRLQLVGIGIAITLLTQSSSAGIAAAMVALASGTINLPQAAAMIIGMNVATTFTAVLAATGGSTAMRQTGFAHMIYNVLTGILAFSLLTPFASIAAHFTDPAAPGSDQLALAAFHTTFNTLGVLLILPVTGLFARLILWLIPDDGTDLSRRLDNRLLPDTAAATDALAGTLNECALILFDHLHGAIDRSHRRKSRLNLARIQDAISKSELYTADIQARRAPPAGIGRFTAAIHALDHLRRLCHRATQSQRIVTIAHDPALREVSAQFVTLLANITRSEDLKAAERDFDALRKGLREQRHRIREDAAYNAAAGLLSVDDTINRLDSIRWLHRSAYHVWRIAHHLSDISALEAADDVPTSTAELEAELD from the coding sequence GCCATCGGCGGAATCGGCTTGTTCCTGATCGGGATGCTGATTCTGACCGACGGCCTGAAAAGCCTGATCGGGAACAGTCAGCGCCGTGTCATGGCGCAATTGACGAACAGCCCCGCGACGGGAGCGCTGACCGGGGCGCTCATGACTGCGGTTGTCCAGTCCTCCAGCGCGACGACAGTAACGGCAGTCGGTTTCGTCGGCGCCGGTCTGCTGACCTTTACCCAGGCATTGGGTATCATTTTCGGCGCGAATATCGGCACCACCCTGACCGGCTGGATCGTGGCCGTCCTCGGCTTCAAGCTGCAGCTCGGCGCGATCGCGTTACCCGTTCTCCTGGTTGCCGTTCTGGTGAAGTTCTTCAGCAAGGGACGGACCGCCCTCGCCGGATGGTCTCTGGCCGGGTTCTGCCTGATTTTCATCGGGCTGAACACGATGCAGGAAGGGATGGAGCTGTTCGGCAGCGTGGTCACGCCGGACGACTTTCCGTCCGACACATTCTTCGGCCGCCTGCAGCTTGTCGGTATCGGCATCGCGATCACCCTGTTGACCCAGTCCTCCAGCGCCGGTATCGCAGCGGCGATGGTTGCGCTCGCCAGCGGAACGATCAACTTGCCCCAGGCCGCCGCAATGATCATCGGCATGAACGTTGCCACCACCTTCACAGCCGTGCTCGCCGCCACCGGTGGATCGACCGCCATGCGTCAGACCGGCTTTGCCCACATGATCTATAACGTCCTGACCGGCATCCTCGCCTTTTCCCTGCTGACACCCTTCGCAAGCATCGCCGCACATTTCACGGATCCAGCCGCGCCCGGTTCCGACCAGCTGGCGCTGGCCGCCTTTCACACCACGTTCAATACTCTTGGGGTGCTGCTCATTTTGCCGGTCACCGGACTGTTTGCACGACTGATATTGTGGCTGATACCCGACGACGGGACCGATCTTTCGCGCCGGCTTGACAACAGGCTGCTGCCAGATACCGCCGCCGCAACGGATGCGCTGGCCGGCACTTTGAATGAATGCGCCTTGATCCTCTTCGATCACCTGCATGGTGCGATAGATCGCTCCCACAGAAGGAAAAGCAGACTTAATCTGGCAAGAATTCAGGATGCCATAAGCAAGTCCGAACTCTATACCGCCGACATTCAAGCACGGCGCGCTCCCCCCGCAGGGATTGGCCGGTTTACTGCCGCAATTCACGCTCTCGATCACCTTCGCAGGCTTTGCCACCGGGCAACCCAGTCACAACGGATCGTGACGATCGCCCACGATCCGGCGCTTCGGGAAGTAAGTGCACAATTTGTGACCCTGCTCGCGAATATTACCCGGAGCGAGGACCTGAAAGCCGCGGAACGTGACTTCGATGCCCTCCGAAAAGGACTGAGAGAACAGCGTCACCGTATTCGGGAGGACGCAGCCTACAACGCTGCGGCAGGTCTGCTGTCGGTCGATGACACAATCAATCGGCTGGACAGCATCCGATGGCTTCACCGGAGCGCCTATCACGTCTGGCGTATTGCCCATCACTTGAGCGATATCAGTGCATTAGAGGCAGCAGACGACGTCCCGACAAGTACCGCTGAACTGGAAGCCGAACTGGACTGA
- a CDS encoding MFS transporter: MTFSERLTGLPLRENIPIALVGLGHGAIHWTAATFYLLLPPLSMSLGLSYTEAGALVSVFHVSSFVSNFFSGPLVDITGRKVLFQILSVAIGATALAAIGLAGTLLTLVGLVAVIGVTGNAWHPPAISFLSNRYPKNRGYALSIHGLGASTGDTIAPLAAGALIAAFGWHKAAELSALPVLAVAAILAVGLLRYETVRPKTGAAHGIGVAEYFQGIRTVIANRAILGLCVMSGFRSMTQSGLLAFLPLYLAHDMGSGPVMIGIAMAAMQVGGVIATPVAGVWSDRAGRRTVVLAGLSASTVIIASLTFLGSETAFIAGISLLGFVLYAVRPVVHSWMMDLTPDHLGGSATSLMFGTQSGFSMAMPLVGGMLADAYGLVSIFYMLAGTILVTNILTLGLPNERPETSA; the protein is encoded by the coding sequence ATGACCTTCTCCGAACGCCTAACCGGCCTCCCGCTCCGGGAAAATATTCCGATCGCCCTCGTCGGCCTCGGCCACGGCGCTATCCACTGGACGGCTGCGACCTTCTACCTGCTGCTGCCGCCACTGTCGATGTCCCTCGGCCTCAGCTACACCGAGGCTGGCGCGCTGGTCAGCGTCTTCCACGTGAGTTCCTTCGTCTCGAACTTCTTCAGCGGTCCGCTGGTCGACATCACCGGGCGCAAGGTGCTGTTCCAGATCCTGTCGGTCGCCATCGGCGCCACGGCGCTGGCGGCTATAGGGCTCGCCGGCACTCTCCTCACGCTCGTCGGGCTCGTCGCCGTGATCGGCGTCACCGGCAATGCCTGGCATCCACCGGCAATCTCCTTTCTCTCTAACCGCTATCCGAAGAACCGCGGCTACGCGCTCTCGATCCACGGGCTCGGCGCCAGCACGGGCGACACCATCGCCCCGCTCGCAGCGGGAGCATTGATTGCCGCGTTCGGCTGGCACAAGGCGGCTGAATTGTCCGCGCTTCCGGTTTTGGCCGTCGCCGCTATCCTGGCCGTCGGCCTGTTACGCTACGAGACCGTGCGTCCCAAGACCGGCGCTGCACACGGCATCGGCGTGGCCGAGTATTTCCAGGGCATCCGGACCGTCATCGCCAACCGCGCCATTCTTGGGCTCTGCGTGATGAGCGGCTTCCGTTCCATGACCCAGTCAGGCCTGCTCGCCTTTCTGCCACTCTATCTGGCGCACGATATGGGCTCCGGCCCGGTAATGATCGGAATCGCCATGGCAGCAATGCAGGTCGGTGGGGTGATTGCCACCCCGGTGGCCGGTGTCTGGTCCGACAGGGCCGGGCGCCGCACCGTGGTACTGGCCGGGCTCAGTGCCTCGACCGTGATCATCGCCAGCCTTACCTTCCTCGGCAGCGAGACCGCGTTCATCGCGGGGATCTCTCTGCTCGGCTTCGTGCTCTACGCGGTCCGCCCGGTGGTGCACAGCTGGATGATGGACCTCACGCCGGATCATCTCGGCGGTTCGGCGACCAGCCTGATGTTCGGAACCCAAAGCGGCTTTTCCATGGCGATGCCGCTGGTCGGCGGCATGCTGGCGGACGCCTACGGACTGGTCTCTATCTTCTACATGCTGGCAGGCACCATTCTGGTGACCAATATCCTGACCTTGGGCCTGCCAAACGAACGGCCCGAAACGTCGGCTTAG